The Gemmatimonadales bacterium DNA window CGGGGGCTACACCTCGACTACCACCAGGTGACCGACGAGCCGCAATACATCGACTACGACGGCTTCGCGCGGGTGGCGAACCTGGTCCGGGACGCCGCGCTCACGATCGCGAACCTCGATCACCGGCCGGTGGTGGACGGTCCCCGCGCAGATCCCCACGCCCCGTGCCGGCAGTGAGCGGTGCGGGCTATTGACAAGAGGCCGCGCAAACGGAGGATTGAAGGGCACCCACCCACGAGGGAGACGGCACGATGAACATGCCCGAGCTCGCGCACATGGCCGAGTGCTGTTCAGCTGGTACTTCATCCTCTACGGTTACCGGCACCTCACCGGGTTCAAAGGGATGGCGGGCTACGCCAAGGCCGTTGGCAACGTGCCGATGCCGGAGGTCGCCGTCATCGTGACCGGACTCATGATGCTCGGCGGCGGCTTGAGTCTGCTCCTCGGCTTCCATCCGAGGGTCGGAACCGCGCTCCTCGCCGCGTTCCTCGTCCCGACCGCGTTCATCATGCACCCGTTCTGGAAGCGCACCGACCCGATGCAGCGTGCCGGCGAGGAAGCGCAGTTCTGGAAGAACATCGCCCTGGCCGGTGCCGCCATCTTCATCGGGGCGAACCCGCACTGGCCGTGGCCGATGTCACTCGGCTAGGCGGCGCGACAAACATCATCTCGACACCTTAGAGCCATCATCACGCAATTAGGCCTCGGGCTTGACCTATTACGCGATATATCGTACGTTATTCCGTACGTTATAGCGCACGATACGTCGTGCAGAGGAGGCTCTTGTGACTCGGGACGATTGGGATTTCGGCAACCTCTTCGCGGCGGGGTTCGGGCCGCGGTTCTGGGCCTTCTGCGGCCCGGGGGGCAAGGGCGGACCGGGCCGTTCGCGTCGCCGCCAGCAGATGTTCGAGTCTGGCGAGGTAAAGTACGTGATCCTGCGCCTTCTCAAGGAGAAGGCGCGGCACGGGTACGAGGTGATCAAGGCGCTCGAGGAGAAGATGGGCGGCTGGTACTCGCCGTCCGCGGGCACCGTATACCCTACGCTCCAGCTGCTCGAAGACCAAGGCTACGTGCGGGTGGTCGAGGAAGCGGGGAAGAAGGTCTACCACATCACGCCGGAGGGCGAGAAGTTCCTCGATGAGCACCGCGACACCATTGACGAGATCCTCGATCGAGTCCGCGACGCGGTGCGCGGTTTCGCTGGAGGGTCGATGGCCGACCTGAACCAGGCGTTCGCCCGGCTGGCGTCGCTGGCGTATCGTCATGCTTGGCGCGCCGGGAACGATGACGCATACACGAAGCGCATCATAGAGGTTCTGAGGCGTGCCGCCGAGGAGATCGAGGCGGCCAAGCCTTCGGCCGCGTAGATCGGGGCGGGCAACAACGCGGTCCCGGCGGCGTCAATGGATTTGTGGCTTGTGTCACGGCCCATTGTGGGGCTGGCGGGGTAGCATTATCGCCGGCCTCATGAGACCCACCTCAAAGGAGCTTGCCATGTCTCTCCTGAAGCGTCTGACACCGGTTGCCGCCCTCGCGGCCCTGGCCGCGCTCGGCGCCTGCGGCGGTGATACTGTGGGCCCCGAGGCCGTGAATCCGATCGACGTCGCCGCCAGCGTCTCCGACGTCTCCACCGCCCTCACCGGCAACGCGGCGTTCCAGAGCCTGGGCGCGCTGTCAGGCCAGTCGTTCGCGGCCGTCTCGGCGTTCCGGGCTACCTTGCCCACACGGCTCAGCGGGTCCCTCACCGCCGACCGCGCCAGCTTCGCGGCCACGGTGGCGGCGCGGCGCGCGGCGATGTCGCTCTTCGCGTCCGTGCGCTCGCCGCGCGGTGCTCAGGCGCTCTTCCCCGCCAACGTGCTCGGCAAGACCTACACATGGGACGCGGTCCAGGACAAGTACGTGCAGAGCGCGCTGACGGGCGCGCCGGCCGACGGCGTGCGCTTCATCCTCTACGCCGTCGATCCGATCAGCGGCATGCCGAGCGAATCCCCGCTCACGACGATCGGCAGCGTGGACCTGACGGACGAGAGCACGCCCCAGGCCGACGTCATCGGCGTGCTGGTGAAGTTCGGGACGCAGACGGTCGCCGACTACGACATCAGCGGCATCACGACGCAGACGAGCGTCACCCTCTCGGCCGTCGGGTACCTCGCCGGAGTGACCGGCGGCAACCGCGTGGACTTCGACCTGGAGACCGTGATCAGCTTCCAGGGCGGCGCGGGCCAGCTCGATGTCAATTACCATGTCCAGGGCTCCAACAGCGTCGTGATCGACATCGTGGTCAGCGGA harbors:
- a CDS encoding DoxX family membrane protein, with protein sequence MLFSWYFILYGYRHLTGFKGMAGYAKAVGNVPMPEVAVIVTGLMMLGGGLSLLLGFHPRVGTALLAAFLVPTAFIMHPFWKRTDPMQRAGEEAQFWKNIALAGAAIFIGANPHWPWPMSLG
- a CDS encoding PadR family transcriptional regulator: MTRDDWDFGNLFAAGFGPRFWAFCGPGGKGGPGRSRRRQQMFESGEVKYVILRLLKEKARHGYEVIKALEEKMGGWYSPSAGTVYPTLQLLEDQGYVRVVEEAGKKVYHITPEGEKFLDEHRDTIDEILDRVRDAVRGFAGGSMADLNQAFARLASLAYRHAWRAGNDDAYTKRIIEVLRRAAEEIEAAKPSAA